The proteins below are encoded in one region of Apium graveolens cultivar Ventura chromosome 4, ASM990537v1, whole genome shotgun sequence:
- the LOC141720454 gene encoding uncharacterized protein LOC141720454 isoform X2 — protein sequence MYDVISKPNASSSSSWLPWIWGVETLPSYNSDPSVLINLVKMIPDDVLENDAKNAKELVCLRILECLSGKCNAVGFAPSDCCEIVLTQVLLKERSCLLIIYRSDDVTKRPPEGSNCDAPENLKVRDLSSVKRGVDESASGNQGVVSACKQMVVYNAYPNVDAATKRKRDVFCTQQVVEGNDLASFPEKRDVDDVPGRIVIDSGRDGSNVDEEPQRKSFKGNISSKNVDHDFVTLKKLKMSSTIEADLLHNNIQANVGKMTQGADKLKSIGEHCAELRSFGGSRQAATQKTKSFDAAKGKCEQSCSLISPNSLCCGGVNATRKSDHQRENLSYVDTYHDENDDIFVRENTITNAQHLDTQDTLEKLNGQKKELCMICKIGGQLLVCSSGTCRRVVHERCLGVAPTFDAKRRFYCPFCAYSRAAAEYSDSKKQYCLAKKALLSFIDREKYRPRNSNVLGREDQIHSKEIEVSDNSASRVNHARSIIYMKEKPSGSFDLSSREGERVVTGGQNIVDKRNAGRSGRSACCQSIREQVQQVPELDVHNCKVYNSFCGGRTELSVVEKLQEVSQQPNGVILLKNNEEQKKALRAVRDSEVHNSNCNNLKIAHGSEPITGTSREQDVSDQLLVLPCERAKPVRRDVEGTLGGNDDKSIACHSFRVQKQEQHYPCPSVPQLRRKKVPWSNAEEEALKEGVRRFVSNHDRNMPWKKILEFGAEIFEKHRTAIDLKDKWRNICKGSPKV from the exons ATGTATGATGTCATCTCCAAACCAAatgcttcttcttcttcttcttggcTTCCATGGATATGGGGAGTTGAAACTCTTCCTTCTTATAACTCCGACCCCTCTGTTTTAATTA ATTTAGTGAAAATGATTCCTGATGATGTGTTGGAGAATGATGCCAAGAATGCCAAGGAATTGGTTTGCTTGAGAATTCTAGAGTGTTTGTCTGGGAAATGTAATGCTGTTGGTTTTGCTCCTTCGGATTGTTGCGAGATTGTGCTTACACAAGTATTGCTCAAG GAAAGGAGTTGTTTGCTGATTATTTATCGGTCAGATGACGTCACAAAGAGACCACCTGAAGGGAGCAACTGTGATGCTCCTGAGAATCTCAAAGTTAGAGACTTGTCATCTGTGAAGAGGGGCGTGGATGAGTCAGCTTCTGGTAATCAAGGTGTGGTATCTGCTTGTAAGCAAATGGTTGTGTACAATGCTTATCCAAATGTTGATGCTGCCACGAAGCGTAAGCGGGATGTCTTCTGTACCCAGCAGGTTGTGGAAGGTAATGACTTGGCTTCTTTTCCTGAGAAAAGAGATGTTGATGATGTTCCTGGAAGAATTGTTATAGATAGTGGAAGAGATGGGTCAAATGTAGATGAAGAACCTCAGAGGAAATCCTTCAAGGGTAACATCTCTTCTAAGAATGTTGATCATGATTTTGTCACATTGAAGAAGCTTAAAATGAGCTCCACTATCGAGGCTGACCTTTTGCATAATAATATACAAGCTAATGTGGGAAAAATGACTCAAGGTGCTGATAAACTTAAAAGCATTGGTGAACACTGTGCTGAATTGAGAAGTTTTGGTGGTTCACGTCAGGCTGCAACTCAAAAAACAAAATCTTTTGATGCTGCCAAAGGTAAATGTGAGCAGAGTTGCTCGCTAATTTCTCCGAATAGTCTATGCTGTGGCGGAGTCAATGCTACAAGGAAGAGTGATCATCAACGAGAAAATTTAAGTTATGTTGACACCTACCATGATGAAAATGATGATATTTTTGTGAGAGAGAATACAATTACAAATGCTCAACATTTAGACACTCAAGATACCTTGGAAAAATTAAATGGTCAAAAGAAAGAACTCTGTATGATATGTAAGATAGGGGGTCAGTTGTTGGTTTGTAGTTCTGGGACCTGCCGAAGAGTGGTCCATGAAAGATGCTTAGGGGTTGCTCCCACTTTTGATGCAAAAAGGAGGTTTTACTGCCCCTTCTGTGCATATTCCCGAGCAGCTGCCGAATACTCTGATAGCAAGAAGCAATATTGCTTGGCAAAGAAAGCTCTCCTGTCCTTTATTGACAGAGAAAAATATCGGCCGAGGAACTCCAATGTTTTGGGCAGGGAAGATCAGATTCATTCAAAAGAAATTGAAGTTTCAGATAATTCTGCGAGCAGGGTGAATCATGCTCGATCTATAATATATATGAAAGAAAAGCCTTCAGGATCCTTTGATTTGAGCAGTAGGGAAGGAGAAAGAGTTGTAACTGGTGGACAAAATATTGTTGACAAGCGAAATGCAGGAAGGAGTGGCAGGTCAGCATGCTGCCAATCTATAAGAGAACAAGTACAGCAGGTTCCAGAGCTAGATGTCCACAACTGTAAAGTTTATAATTCATTCTGTGGAGGGCGCACAGAACTTTCTGTAGTTGAAAAGCTTCAGGAAGTTTCACAGCAGCCAAATGGTGTGATCCTACTGAAGAATAATGAAGAACAAAAAAAAGCATTACGAGCTGTACGTGATAGTGAAGTTCACAATTCTAATTGCAACAACTTGAAAATTGCCCATGGGAGTGAGCCAATTACTGGAACTAGTAGGGAGCAAGATGTTTCTGATCAGTTACTTGTTTTACCTTGTGAACGTGCAAAACCAGTGCGTCGTGATGTAGAGGGGACTTTAGGAGGAAATGATGACAAGTCTATTGCTTGTCACTCCTTTAGAGTCCAAAAGCAAGAACAGCACTA TCCATGTCCATCAGTTCCGCAGTTGAGGAGAAAGAAAGTCCCATGGTCAAATGCTGAGGAAGAGGCACTAAAG GAAGGAGTAAGGAGATTTGTGAGTAATCACGACAGAAATATGCCTTGGAAGAAAATCTTAGAATTTGGAGCTGAAATATTTGAAAAACATCGTACAGCTATAGACCTGAAAGATAAATGGAGGAATATATGCAAAGGATCTCCAAAAGTATGA
- the LOC141716961 gene encoding dehydration-responsive element-binding protein 2F, giving the protein MENNRKVSLKPWKKGPTRGKGGPQNATCEYRGVRQRTWGKWVAEIREPKKRTRLWLGSFATAEEAAVAYDEAARRLYGPDAYLNLPHLRTNFNPLNKSHKFKWFPSNNNITLFPASGLLNLNAQPSVHVIHQRLQELKKTGVLSQSSSSSSSSTDPKNEASFINNQPFPPSPIDKAKDVVESSSKITSGVYPEKPQLDLNEFLQQLGIIKKDNHFDTGEACSSLTELESSLNDDNAVAEFAKTSFNWDMLGELHDIENRQGAETNSWQAYDINEDLSFTTSIWNF; this is encoded by the coding sequence ATGGAAAATAATCGAAAGGTTTCGCTAAAGCCATGGAAGAAAGGCCCGACGAGAGGCAAAGGCGGTCCTCAGAACGCTACTTGTGAGTACCGAGGAGTTAGACAAAGGACTTGGGGAAAATGGGTGGCAGAAATCAGGGAGCCCAAGAAAAGAACCAGACTTTGGTTAGGCTCTTTTGCCACAGCTGAAGAAGCTGCTGTGGCTTATGATGAAGCTGCGAGACGATTATATGGACCGGATGCTTACCTAAATTTACCACATTTGAGAACCAACTTTAACCCTTTAAACAAATCACATAAGTTTAAATGGTTTCCATCCAACAATAACATCACATTGTTCCCGGCTAGTGGGCTGTTGAATCTGAATGCTCAGCCAAGTGTTCATGTTATTCATCAAAGGCTTCAAGAACTCAAGAAAACTGGTGTGTTGTCTCAGTCATCTTCGTCGAGCTCATCCTCCACTGATCCGAAGAATGAAGCCTCATTTATTAATAACCAACCTTTCCCTCCAAGTCCAATAGACAAGGCAAAAGATGTAGTAGAGTCATCATCCAAAATTACCTCAGGGGTTTATCCTGAGAAACCTCAGCTTGATCTGAATGAGTTTCTTCAACAGCTAGGTATTATCAAAAAAGATAATCATTTTGATACAGGAGAGGCCTGCAGTAGTTTAACGGAGCTTGAATCTTCTTTGAATGACGACAATGCAGTTGCAGAATTTGCGAAAACAAGTTTCAACTGGGACATGTTAGGTGAGTTGCATGATATAGAGAATCGTCAAGGAGCAGAAACTAACAGCTGGCAGGCTTATGATATCAATGAAGACCTCAGTTTCACCACCTCGATTTGGAACTTTTAA
- the LOC141720454 gene encoding uncharacterized protein LOC141720454 isoform X1 has translation MYDVISKPNASSSSSWLPWIWGVETLPSYNSDPSVLINLVKMIPDDVLENDAKNAKELVCLRILECLSGKCNAVGFAPSDCCEIVLTQVLLKLKYVILKDGHLLNSSLKERSCLLIIYRSDDVTKRPPEGSNCDAPENLKVRDLSSVKRGVDESASGNQGVVSACKQMVVYNAYPNVDAATKRKRDVFCTQQVVEGNDLASFPEKRDVDDVPGRIVIDSGRDGSNVDEEPQRKSFKGNISSKNVDHDFVTLKKLKMSSTIEADLLHNNIQANVGKMTQGADKLKSIGEHCAELRSFGGSRQAATQKTKSFDAAKGKCEQSCSLISPNSLCCGGVNATRKSDHQRENLSYVDTYHDENDDIFVRENTITNAQHLDTQDTLEKLNGQKKELCMICKIGGQLLVCSSGTCRRVVHERCLGVAPTFDAKRRFYCPFCAYSRAAAEYSDSKKQYCLAKKALLSFIDREKYRPRNSNVLGREDQIHSKEIEVSDNSASRVNHARSIIYMKEKPSGSFDLSSREGERVVTGGQNIVDKRNAGRSGRSACCQSIREQVQQVPELDVHNCKVYNSFCGGRTELSVVEKLQEVSQQPNGVILLKNNEEQKKALRAVRDSEVHNSNCNNLKIAHGSEPITGTSREQDVSDQLLVLPCERAKPVRRDVEGTLGGNDDKSIACHSFRVQKQEQHYPCPSVPQLRRKKVPWSNAEEEALKEGVRRFVSNHDRNMPWKKILEFGAEIFEKHRTAIDLKDKWRNICKGSPKV, from the exons ATGTATGATGTCATCTCCAAACCAAatgcttcttcttcttcttcttggcTTCCATGGATATGGGGAGTTGAAACTCTTCCTTCTTATAACTCCGACCCCTCTGTTTTAATTA ATTTAGTGAAAATGATTCCTGATGATGTGTTGGAGAATGATGCCAAGAATGCCAAGGAATTGGTTTGCTTGAGAATTCTAGAGTGTTTGTCTGGGAAATGTAATGCTGTTGGTTTTGCTCCTTCGGATTGTTGCGAGATTGTGCTTACACAAGTATTGCTCAAG CTGAAGTATGTGATTCTGAAAGACGGACATTTACTAAACTCTTCCTTGAAGGAAAGGAGTTGTTTGCTGATTATTTATCGGTCAGATGACGTCACAAAGAGACCACCTGAAGGGAGCAACTGTGATGCTCCTGAGAATCTCAAAGTTAGAGACTTGTCATCTGTGAAGAGGGGCGTGGATGAGTCAGCTTCTGGTAATCAAGGTGTGGTATCTGCTTGTAAGCAAATGGTTGTGTACAATGCTTATCCAAATGTTGATGCTGCCACGAAGCGTAAGCGGGATGTCTTCTGTACCCAGCAGGTTGTGGAAGGTAATGACTTGGCTTCTTTTCCTGAGAAAAGAGATGTTGATGATGTTCCTGGAAGAATTGTTATAGATAGTGGAAGAGATGGGTCAAATGTAGATGAAGAACCTCAGAGGAAATCCTTCAAGGGTAACATCTCTTCTAAGAATGTTGATCATGATTTTGTCACATTGAAGAAGCTTAAAATGAGCTCCACTATCGAGGCTGACCTTTTGCATAATAATATACAAGCTAATGTGGGAAAAATGACTCAAGGTGCTGATAAACTTAAAAGCATTGGTGAACACTGTGCTGAATTGAGAAGTTTTGGTGGTTCACGTCAGGCTGCAACTCAAAAAACAAAATCTTTTGATGCTGCCAAAGGTAAATGTGAGCAGAGTTGCTCGCTAATTTCTCCGAATAGTCTATGCTGTGGCGGAGTCAATGCTACAAGGAAGAGTGATCATCAACGAGAAAATTTAAGTTATGTTGACACCTACCATGATGAAAATGATGATATTTTTGTGAGAGAGAATACAATTACAAATGCTCAACATTTAGACACTCAAGATACCTTGGAAAAATTAAATGGTCAAAAGAAAGAACTCTGTATGATATGTAAGATAGGGGGTCAGTTGTTGGTTTGTAGTTCTGGGACCTGCCGAAGAGTGGTCCATGAAAGATGCTTAGGGGTTGCTCCCACTTTTGATGCAAAAAGGAGGTTTTACTGCCCCTTCTGTGCATATTCCCGAGCAGCTGCCGAATACTCTGATAGCAAGAAGCAATATTGCTTGGCAAAGAAAGCTCTCCTGTCCTTTATTGACAGAGAAAAATATCGGCCGAGGAACTCCAATGTTTTGGGCAGGGAAGATCAGATTCATTCAAAAGAAATTGAAGTTTCAGATAATTCTGCGAGCAGGGTGAATCATGCTCGATCTATAATATATATGAAAGAAAAGCCTTCAGGATCCTTTGATTTGAGCAGTAGGGAAGGAGAAAGAGTTGTAACTGGTGGACAAAATATTGTTGACAAGCGAAATGCAGGAAGGAGTGGCAGGTCAGCATGCTGCCAATCTATAAGAGAACAAGTACAGCAGGTTCCAGAGCTAGATGTCCACAACTGTAAAGTTTATAATTCATTCTGTGGAGGGCGCACAGAACTTTCTGTAGTTGAAAAGCTTCAGGAAGTTTCACAGCAGCCAAATGGTGTGATCCTACTGAAGAATAATGAAGAACAAAAAAAAGCATTACGAGCTGTACGTGATAGTGAAGTTCACAATTCTAATTGCAACAACTTGAAAATTGCCCATGGGAGTGAGCCAATTACTGGAACTAGTAGGGAGCAAGATGTTTCTGATCAGTTACTTGTTTTACCTTGTGAACGTGCAAAACCAGTGCGTCGTGATGTAGAGGGGACTTTAGGAGGAAATGATGACAAGTCTATTGCTTGTCACTCCTTTAGAGTCCAAAAGCAAGAACAGCACTA TCCATGTCCATCAGTTCCGCAGTTGAGGAGAAAGAAAGTCCCATGGTCAAATGCTGAGGAAGAGGCACTAAAG GAAGGAGTAAGGAGATTTGTGAGTAATCACGACAGAAATATGCCTTGGAAGAAAATCTTAGAATTTGGAGCTGAAATATTTGAAAAACATCGTACAGCTATAGACCTGAAAGATAAATGGAGGAATATATGCAAAGGATCTCCAAAAGTATGA
- the LOC141720454 gene encoding uncharacterized protein LOC141720454 isoform X3, with protein MYDVISKPNASSSSSWLPWIWGVETLPSYNSDPSVLINLVKMIPDDVLENDAKNAKELVCLRILECLSGKCNAVGFAPSDCCEIVLTQVLLKLKYVILKDGHLLNSSLKERSCLLIIYRSDDVTKRPPEGSNCDAPENLKVRDLSSVKRGVDESASGNQGVVSACKQMVVYNAYPNVDAATKRKRDVFCTQQVVEGNDLASFPEKRDVDDVPGRIVIDSGRDGSNVDEEPQRKSFKGNISSKNVDHDFVTLKKLKMSSTIEADLLHNNIQANVGKMTQGADKLKSIGEHCAELRSFGGSRQAATQKTKSFDAAKGKCEQSCSLISPNSLCCGGVNATRKSDHQRENLSYVDTYHDENDDIFVRENTITNAQHLDTQDTLEKLNGQKKELCMICKIGGQLLVCSSGTCRRVVHERCLGVAPTFDAKRRFYCPFCAYSRAAAEYSDSKKQYCLAKKALLSFIDREKYRPRNSNVLGREDQIHSKEIEVSDNSASRVNHARSIIYMKEKPSGSFDLSSREGERVVTGGQNIVDKRNAGRSGRSACCQSIREQVQQVPELDVHNCKVYNSFCGGRTELSVVEKLQEVSQQPNGVILLKNNEEQKKALRAVRDSEVHNSNCNNLKIAHGSEPITGTSREQDVSDQLLVLPCERAKPVRRDVEGTLGGNDDKSIACHSFRVQKQEQHYSAVEEKESPMVKC; from the exons ATGTATGATGTCATCTCCAAACCAAatgcttcttcttcttcttcttggcTTCCATGGATATGGGGAGTTGAAACTCTTCCTTCTTATAACTCCGACCCCTCTGTTTTAATTA ATTTAGTGAAAATGATTCCTGATGATGTGTTGGAGAATGATGCCAAGAATGCCAAGGAATTGGTTTGCTTGAGAATTCTAGAGTGTTTGTCTGGGAAATGTAATGCTGTTGGTTTTGCTCCTTCGGATTGTTGCGAGATTGTGCTTACACAAGTATTGCTCAAG CTGAAGTATGTGATTCTGAAAGACGGACATTTACTAAACTCTTCCTTGAAGGAAAGGAGTTGTTTGCTGATTATTTATCGGTCAGATGACGTCACAAAGAGACCACCTGAAGGGAGCAACTGTGATGCTCCTGAGAATCTCAAAGTTAGAGACTTGTCATCTGTGAAGAGGGGCGTGGATGAGTCAGCTTCTGGTAATCAAGGTGTGGTATCTGCTTGTAAGCAAATGGTTGTGTACAATGCTTATCCAAATGTTGATGCTGCCACGAAGCGTAAGCGGGATGTCTTCTGTACCCAGCAGGTTGTGGAAGGTAATGACTTGGCTTCTTTTCCTGAGAAAAGAGATGTTGATGATGTTCCTGGAAGAATTGTTATAGATAGTGGAAGAGATGGGTCAAATGTAGATGAAGAACCTCAGAGGAAATCCTTCAAGGGTAACATCTCTTCTAAGAATGTTGATCATGATTTTGTCACATTGAAGAAGCTTAAAATGAGCTCCACTATCGAGGCTGACCTTTTGCATAATAATATACAAGCTAATGTGGGAAAAATGACTCAAGGTGCTGATAAACTTAAAAGCATTGGTGAACACTGTGCTGAATTGAGAAGTTTTGGTGGTTCACGTCAGGCTGCAACTCAAAAAACAAAATCTTTTGATGCTGCCAAAGGTAAATGTGAGCAGAGTTGCTCGCTAATTTCTCCGAATAGTCTATGCTGTGGCGGAGTCAATGCTACAAGGAAGAGTGATCATCAACGAGAAAATTTAAGTTATGTTGACACCTACCATGATGAAAATGATGATATTTTTGTGAGAGAGAATACAATTACAAATGCTCAACATTTAGACACTCAAGATACCTTGGAAAAATTAAATGGTCAAAAGAAAGAACTCTGTATGATATGTAAGATAGGGGGTCAGTTGTTGGTTTGTAGTTCTGGGACCTGCCGAAGAGTGGTCCATGAAAGATGCTTAGGGGTTGCTCCCACTTTTGATGCAAAAAGGAGGTTTTACTGCCCCTTCTGTGCATATTCCCGAGCAGCTGCCGAATACTCTGATAGCAAGAAGCAATATTGCTTGGCAAAGAAAGCTCTCCTGTCCTTTATTGACAGAGAAAAATATCGGCCGAGGAACTCCAATGTTTTGGGCAGGGAAGATCAGATTCATTCAAAAGAAATTGAAGTTTCAGATAATTCTGCGAGCAGGGTGAATCATGCTCGATCTATAATATATATGAAAGAAAAGCCTTCAGGATCCTTTGATTTGAGCAGTAGGGAAGGAGAAAGAGTTGTAACTGGTGGACAAAATATTGTTGACAAGCGAAATGCAGGAAGGAGTGGCAGGTCAGCATGCTGCCAATCTATAAGAGAACAAGTACAGCAGGTTCCAGAGCTAGATGTCCACAACTGTAAAGTTTATAATTCATTCTGTGGAGGGCGCACAGAACTTTCTGTAGTTGAAAAGCTTCAGGAAGTTTCACAGCAGCCAAATGGTGTGATCCTACTGAAGAATAATGAAGAACAAAAAAAAGCATTACGAGCTGTACGTGATAGTGAAGTTCACAATTCTAATTGCAACAACTTGAAAATTGCCCATGGGAGTGAGCCAATTACTGGAACTAGTAGGGAGCAAGATGTTTCTGATCAGTTACTTGTTTTACCTTGTGAACGTGCAAAACCAGTGCGTCGTGATGTAGAGGGGACTTTAGGAGGAAATGATGACAAGTCTATTGCTTGTCACTCCTTTAGAGTCCAAAAGCAAGAACAGCACTA TTCCGCAGTTGAGGAGAAAGAAAGTCCCATGGTCAAATGCTGA